In the Proteiniborus sp. DW1 genome, TGGTGGTCTACAACCGTTATGTGGTACTGGAGTTGTATCCTTAATCATACTAACTTCAAGTCCAGTTGCTTGTAATGATCTGATCGCTGCTTCTCTACCAGCTCCCGGTCCTTTAACGAACACTTCTACAGTTTTAAGTCCATGTTCCATAGCTTTTTTTGCTGCTTCTTCAGCAGCCATTTGAGCTGCAAATGGAGTGGATTTTCTTGAACCTTTAAATCCTAATTGTCCAGCACTAGCCCATGATAATACATTTCCATTAGAATCTGATAATGTAACTATTGTATTATTGAAAGTTGATCTAATATGTGCTTGACCTCTTTCAATATTTTTACGTTCTCTTCTTTTTACACGTGTTTTTGCACCTTTTTTAGCTACCAATCAAAGTCCCTCCTTTACTAT is a window encoding:
- the rpsK gene encoding 30S ribosomal protein S11, with amino-acid sequence MVAKKGAKTRVKRRERKNIERGQAHIRSTFNNTIVTLSDSNGNVLSWASAGQLGFKGSRKSTPFAAQMAAEEAAKKAMEHGLKTVEVFVKGPGAGREAAIRSLQATGLEVSMIKDTTPVPHNGCRPPKRRRV